A stretch of Primulina tabacum isolate GXHZ01 chromosome 13, ASM2559414v2, whole genome shotgun sequence DNA encodes these proteins:
- the LOC142522585 gene encoding C2 domain-containing protein At1g53590-like isoform X2, whose protein sequence is MCVLYCFYYGFSIHSTAATLLLIFCPSSISISMVLQVHEEYVIRLRKKLKFEAKIESNQRRVFSDSETVTWLNHAVEKIWPVCLEQIVSQKILLSMVPWFLHKYKPWTVKDAEIQHLHLGRSPPVFTQMRVLQQSNDTNDLVLEFGVNFLSADDMSAILGVKLRKLLGFGMWAKSHLLDMQIEGKVLVGFKFLPCWPFIGRLHVCFAGPPYSQLAVKPIFTHGLDVSEFPGIAGWIDNLMALVFEQTLVEPNMLVVDVKRFSSPRPENWFFVDAKEPIAHATVEILEAADMKPTDLNGSADPFVKGRIGPYRFRTKTQKKTLAPKWHEEFKIPICTWESPNILVVEVVDKDFFYNDTMGDCSVSINEIRDGRRHEMWLPLKNIKWGRLRLAVTVSECNKKHAEYSYDLQLFDGEFNYNKKRFLRRSSNILPKVDDECEAMDTKRKTRNRFRIHRRDEQAPGDGHNSTRRLVKGLKDWLSVPQNAR, encoded by the exons ATGTGTGTATTATACTGCTTTTACTATGGTTTCTCAATTCATTCAACTGCTGCCACCCTGTTGCTTATTTTCTGTCCCTCGTCTATCTCTATTTC GATGGTTTTGCAGGTTCATGAGGAATATGTGATTAGATTGAGAAAGAAACTGAAGTTCGAGGCAAAAATAGAGTCTAATCAACGAAGG GTTTTTTCAGATTCTGAAACTGTAACGTGGTTGAACCATGCTGTGGAGAAGATTTGGCCTGTTTGCTTGGAACAGATAGTTTCTCAGAAAATCCTACTTTCTATGGTTCCTTGGTTCTTGCACAAATATAAACCTTGGACTGTG AAAGATGCTGAGATTCAGCATCTTCATTTGGGAAGATCCCCACCAGTCTTCACCCAAATGAGGGTTCTTCAACAATCCAATGATACTAATGACTTG GTTTTAGAATTCGGAGTGAATTTTCTAAGTGCAGATGATATGAGTGCAATACTCGGTGTGAAACTGAGGAAACTTCTGGGATTTGGGATGTGGGCAAAATCACATTTGTTAGACATGCAAATTGAAGGAAAG GTTTTAGTGGGGTTTAAGTTCCTGCCCTGTTGGCCATTTATTGGTCGTTTGCATGTATGCTTTGCTGGGCCACCATATTCTCAGCTAGCTGTCAAGCCTATATTCACACATGGCCTCGATGTATCAGAATTTCCAGGGATAGCTGGATGGATT gATAATCTTATGGCCCTTGTCTTTGAGCAAACTCTAGTGGAG CCTAACATGTTGGTGGTTGACGTTAAAAGGTTCAGTTCACCCCGACCAG AGAACTGGTTCTTTGTTGATGCAAAGGAGCCCATCGCCCATGCTACTGTGGAAATTCTTGAAGCTGCTGACATGAAACCAACAGACTTGAATG GATCAGCCGACCCATTTGTGAAGGGTCGAATAGGACCCTACAGATTTCGGACCAAGACTCAGAAGAAAACTTTGGCTCCAAAATGGCATGAGGAATTCAAGATCCCTATTTGCACATGGGAATCACCTAACATTCTCGTTGTAGAAGTTGTTGACAAGGATTTCTTCTATAATGACACAATGGG AGACTGCAGTGTGAGCATCAATGAAATCCGGGATGGCCGGAGGCATGAGATGTGGTTGCCATTAAAGAACATTAAATGGGGAAGATTGCGTCTTGCAGTGACTGTCTCTGAGTGCAACAAAAAG CATGCAGAATATTCTTATGATCTACAACTTTTCGACGGTGAATTTAACTATAACAAAAAACGCTTCTTGCGAAGATCATCCAACATACTCCCGAAAGTTGATGATGAATGTGAGGCAATGGACACCAAAAGAAAAACAAGGAATCGATTTCGGATACACCGCCGTGATGAGCAAGCTCCGGGTGATGGTCATAATTCAACAAGGAGACTTGTCAAAGGCTTGAAAGATTGGCTCAGTGTTCCACAGAATGCACGATGA
- the LOC142522585 gene encoding C2 domain-containing protein At1g53590-like isoform X1: MGSVKDATLLHHVCIILLLLWFLNSFNCCHPVAYFLSLVYLYFVHEEYVIRLRKKLKFEAKIESNQRRVFSDSETVTWLNHAVEKIWPVCLEQIVSQKILLSMVPWFLHKYKPWTVKDAEIQHLHLGRSPPVFTQMRVLQQSNDTNDLVLEFGVNFLSADDMSAILGVKLRKLLGFGMWAKSHLLDMQIEGKVLVGFKFLPCWPFIGRLHVCFAGPPYSQLAVKPIFTHGLDVSEFPGIAGWIDNLMALVFEQTLVEPNMLVVDVKRFSSPRPENWFFVDAKEPIAHATVEILEAADMKPTDLNGSADPFVKGRIGPYRFRTKTQKKTLAPKWHEEFKIPICTWESPNILVVEVVDKDFFYNDTMGDCSVSINEIRDGRRHEMWLPLKNIKWGRLRLAVTVSECNKKHAEYSYDLQLFDGEFNYNKKRFLRRSSNILPKVDDECEAMDTKRKTRNRFRIHRRDEQAPGDGHNSTRRLVKGLKDWLSVPQNAR; this comes from the exons ATGGGGAGTGTAAAAGACGCAACTTTACTCCATCATGTGTGTATTATACTGCTTTTACTATGGTTTCTCAATTCATTCAACTGCTGCCACCCTGTTGCTTATTTTCTGTCCCTCGTCTATCTCTATTTC GTTCATGAGGAATATGTGATTAGATTGAGAAAGAAACTGAAGTTCGAGGCAAAAATAGAGTCTAATCAACGAAGG GTTTTTTCAGATTCTGAAACTGTAACGTGGTTGAACCATGCTGTGGAGAAGATTTGGCCTGTTTGCTTGGAACAGATAGTTTCTCAGAAAATCCTACTTTCTATGGTTCCTTGGTTCTTGCACAAATATAAACCTTGGACTGTG AAAGATGCTGAGATTCAGCATCTTCATTTGGGAAGATCCCCACCAGTCTTCACCCAAATGAGGGTTCTTCAACAATCCAATGATACTAATGACTTG GTTTTAGAATTCGGAGTGAATTTTCTAAGTGCAGATGATATGAGTGCAATACTCGGTGTGAAACTGAGGAAACTTCTGGGATTTGGGATGTGGGCAAAATCACATTTGTTAGACATGCAAATTGAAGGAAAG GTTTTAGTGGGGTTTAAGTTCCTGCCCTGTTGGCCATTTATTGGTCGTTTGCATGTATGCTTTGCTGGGCCACCATATTCTCAGCTAGCTGTCAAGCCTATATTCACACATGGCCTCGATGTATCAGAATTTCCAGGGATAGCTGGATGGATT gATAATCTTATGGCCCTTGTCTTTGAGCAAACTCTAGTGGAG CCTAACATGTTGGTGGTTGACGTTAAAAGGTTCAGTTCACCCCGACCAG AGAACTGGTTCTTTGTTGATGCAAAGGAGCCCATCGCCCATGCTACTGTGGAAATTCTTGAAGCTGCTGACATGAAACCAACAGACTTGAATG GATCAGCCGACCCATTTGTGAAGGGTCGAATAGGACCCTACAGATTTCGGACCAAGACTCAGAAGAAAACTTTGGCTCCAAAATGGCATGAGGAATTCAAGATCCCTATTTGCACATGGGAATCACCTAACATTCTCGTTGTAGAAGTTGTTGACAAGGATTTCTTCTATAATGACACAATGGG AGACTGCAGTGTGAGCATCAATGAAATCCGGGATGGCCGGAGGCATGAGATGTGGTTGCCATTAAAGAACATTAAATGGGGAAGATTGCGTCTTGCAGTGACTGTCTCTGAGTGCAACAAAAAG CATGCAGAATATTCTTATGATCTACAACTTTTCGACGGTGAATTTAACTATAACAAAAAACGCTTCTTGCGAAGATCATCCAACATACTCCCGAAAGTTGATGATGAATGTGAGGCAATGGACACCAAAAGAAAAACAAGGAATCGATTTCGGATACACCGCCGTGATGAGCAAGCTCCGGGTGATGGTCATAATTCAACAAGGAGACTTGTCAAAGGCTTGAAAGATTGGCTCAGTGTTCCACAGAATGCACGATGA
- the LOC142523134 gene encoding tyrosine--tRNA ligase 1, cytoplasmic-like, translated as MGNDDCHSSETPPSQSLQSLSISPQSRMSVKERFDVIRSIGEECIQEDELERLLANKPNPVCYDGFEPSGRMHIAQGVMKAINVNKLTSSGCKVKIWIADWFAQLNNKMGGDLKKIQVIGQYLIEIWKAVGMNLESGQVEFIWSSEEINSRAHEYWPLVMDIARRNKLPRIVRCCQIMGRSEQDELSAAQIFYPCMQCADIFFLKADICQLGMDQRKVNVLAREYCDDIKRKNKPIILSHHMLPGLQEGQEKMSKSDPSSSIYMEDEEADVNLKIKKAFCPPKVVEKNPCMEYIKYIVFPWFNEFTVERKPENGGDKTFKRFKDLADDYENGDLHPGDLKPALSKAINRILQPVRDHFSNDPKAKELLKRVKGYRVTR; from the exons ATGGGGAACGACGATTGCCACAGTAGCGAAACTCCTCCCTCTCAATCTCTTCAGTCACTCTCTATTTCTCCTCAATCCCG AATGAGCGTGAAGGAGAGGTTCGATGTGATAAGAAGCATTGGCGAAGAGTGCATACAGGAGGATGAGTTGGAGAGACTATTGGCTAACAAGCCTAATCCCGTTTGCTACGATGGCTTTGAACCCTCTGGCAGAATGCACATTGCTCAG GGAGTCATGAAGGCCATCAATGTCAATAAGCTGACCTCTTCTGGCTGCAAAGTGAAAATTTGGATTGCAGATTGGTTTGCTCAGCTAAACAACAAAATGGGTGGTGACTTGAAGAAAATTCAAGTCATCGGACAGTATTTGATTGAGATATGGAAAGCTGTAGGAATGAATCTTGAAAGTGGTCAGGTAGAATTTATATGGTCTTCTGAAGAGATCAACTCCAGAGCTCATGAGTACTGGCCTCTTGTAATGGATATAGCTCGGAGGAACAAACTTCCAAGGATTGTGAg GTGTTGTCAAATTATGGGTCGTTCTGAGCAAGATGAATTGTCTGCTGCCCAGATATTCTACCCATGCATGCAATGTGCTGATATTTTTTTTCTCAAG GCTGATATCTGCCAACTGGGCATGGACCAACGTAAAGTGAATGTGCTTGCGAGGGAGTACTGTGATGACATCAAGAGAAAAAACAAGCCTATAATATTGTCTCACC ATATGCTTCCTGGTTTGCAGGAAGGACAGGAGAAGATGTCAAAGAGTGATCCATCATCTTCCATCTACATGGAAGACGAAGAG GCTGATGtgaatttgaaaataaagaaaGCGTTCTGCCCTCCAAAGGTGGTGGAAAAGAATCCATGCATGGAGTACATCAAATACATTGTTTTTCCGTGGTTCAATGAGTTCACAGTTGAGAGAAAACCAGAAAATGGTGGTGACAA GACCTTCAAGAGATTTAAAGATTTAGCTGACGATTATGAAAATGGTGATCTGCACCCAGGGGATCTAAAACCTGCTCTATCAAAAGCGATAAACCGCATACTACAG CCAGTGCGTGATCATTTCAGCAACGACCCCAAGGCCAAGGAGCTATTGAAAAGGGTAAAG GGTTACAGGGTAACCAGATAA